The Phragmites australis chromosome 15, lpPhrAust1.1, whole genome shotgun sequence genome window below encodes:
- the LOC133893183 gene encoding uncharacterized protein LOC133893183, protein MAATDSDPAVTTSTCAHCHREIPSSNIALHSVHCARNLQKCEHCGDMVPRKLMDEHYDENHAPVNCSLCKRSVERELWDLHTGIQCPQRMLACQYCEFELPAIDLFEHQDVCGNRTEYCQICRKYIRLREWIGHELQFHTNSNAATELSSDRTMLEEERAPVAAAEHPVRPTAHASHRTQLLLTIAITGIAVIIGSILYQKKG, encoded by the exons ATGGCGGCCACGGACTCCGACCCCGCCGTCACCACCTCCACCTGCGCGCACTG TCACCGGGAAATTCCATCTTCAAACATTGCATTGCACAGTGTGCACTGTGCTCGAAACCTTCAAAAGTGCGAACATTGCGGAGATATGGTTCCAAGGAAGCTTATGGATGAACACTACGACGAAAACCATGCTCCG GTGAATTGCTCACTTTGCAAACGCAGTGTAGAACGTGAGCTATGGGATCTTCATACAGGCATACAATGCCCACAGAGGATGCTCGCATGCCAATACTGTGAGTTTGAACTGCCCGCAATCGATCTTTTTGAGCATCAG GATGTATGTGGAAATCGAACAGAATATTGTCAAATTTGCAGGAAGTACATCAGACTTCGTGAATGGATTGGACATGAACTCCAGTTCCATACGAACTCAAATGCTGCTACAGAACTTTCAAG TGACAGAACTATGCTGGAAGAAGAGCGTGCTCCGGTGGCAGCAGCGGAGCATCCAGTACGACCTACCGCCCATGCTTCACATCGCACACAACTGCTCTTGACAATTGCAATAACTGGAATTGCGGTTATAATTGGATCAATCTTGTACCAAAAGAAGGGATGA